ATAAATTTAGCGGCAGACGTCAGCAAGTTCAATAAACGACATAATCTTCACAACCAACAGGCTTTCACAAGGGCGACATACGCCCGTTCCTGGTTGAGGGTCAACAAGTTGGTCTCATCAAATCGGATGTGCTGAAGCAGCTCATTAAGTATCCTGAAGTGTTCTGCATACGTGACTGTGAGCAGACGAAACAGGTATGTATTTTGTGGTTATCCAATGTCCTTTGCCTAATGCAAACCTTTTATTTCATTCCCTTAAGGGACTGGTGGAGCTGAACCCGGCATTCCGTGACTATAATGAGCGCACAGAGCAGGTGGAGAAAGTATTGCGTAATTTGCGCAGCGAGGGATTGTTCCCGGCTCTGCAGGGATGGCGGGATGAGTACTTTGAGGTGAAGTCCGAGCACAGGCCTTTGCTGAAAATGGAACGGGCTGCAACGCCCCTATTCGGAGTGCGCAAATATGGCGTCGATATCAACGGCTATGTGAGGCATCCGACGCTAGGCTTGTGCAtttggctgcagcagcgtTCCAATACCAAAGAAACTTGGCCAGGCAAGTGGGATAATATGGTGGGAGGCGGCCTGTCTGTGGGCTTCGGTATTAAGGAGACGGCTATTAAGGAAGCAGCTGAGGAGGCATCCATTCCAAGTGATCTTGTCAAGAACCTAGTGTCAGCCGGATGTGTCTCTTTCTTCTTTGAAAGCCGACAAGGGCTATTCCCCAACACCGAGTACGTTTTCGACT
The sequence above is a segment of the Drosophila subobscura isolate 14011-0131.10 chromosome U, UCBerk_Dsub_1.0, whole genome shotgun sequence genome. Coding sequences within it:
- the LOC117900741 gene encoding uncharacterized protein YJR142W isoform X1 → MSSTEVRLSRLLILAQKFNNFYLTGFHKGDIRPFLVEGQQVGLIKSDVLKQLIKYPEVFCIRDCEQTKQGLVELNPAFRDYNERTEQVEKVLRNLRSEGLFPALQGWRDEYFEVKSEHRPLLKMERAATPLFGVRKYGVDINGYVRHPTLGLCIWLQQRSNTKETWPGKWDNMVGGGLSVGFGIKETAIKEAAEEASIPSDLVKNLVSAGCVSFFFESRQGLFPNTEYVFDLELPLDFVPHNADGEVQAFELLPAKECVERVFTPDFKTTSAPVVIDFLIRHGHITADDVVDFTQIVELLHVPLQSLYIYKTRLEQLQKQHQQLPNDDGNCNSGSSTIKPLENGHKKAA
- the LOC117900741 gene encoding uncharacterized protein YJR142W isoform X2, which produces MSSTEVRLSRLLILAQKFNNFYLTGFHKGDIRPFLVEGQQVGLIKSDVLKQLIKYPEVFCIRDCEQTKQGLVELNPAFRDYNERTEQVEKVLRNLRSEGLFPALQGWRDEYFEVKSEHRPLLKMERAATPLFGVRKYGVDINGYVRHPTLGLCIWLQQRSNTKETWPGKWDNMVGGGLSVGFGIKETAIKEAAEEASIPSDLVKNLVSAGCVSFFFESRQGLFPNTEYVFDLELPLDFVPHNADGEVQAFELLPAKECVERVFTPDFKTTSAPVVIDFLIRHGHITADDDFTQIVELLHVPLQSLYIYKTRLEQLQKQHQQLPNDDGNCNSGSSTIKPLENGHKKAA
- the LOC117900741 gene encoding uncharacterized protein YJR142W isoform X3; protein product: MYMCFHKGDIRPFLVEGQQVGLIKSDVLKQLIKYPEVFCIRDCEQTKQGLVELNPAFRDYNERTEQVEKVLRNLRSEGLFPALQGWRDEYFEVKSEHRPLLKMERAATPLFGVRKYGVDINGYVRHPTLGLCIWLQQRSNTKETWPGKWDNMVGGGLSVGFGIKETAIKEAAEEASIPSDLVKNLVSAGCVSFFFESRQGLFPNTEYVFDLELPLDFVPHNADGEVQAFELLPAKECVERVFTPDFKTTSAPVVIDFLIRHGHITADDVVDFTQIVELLHVPLQSLYIYKTRLEQLQKQHQQLPNDDGNCNSGSSTIKPLENGHKKAA